A genomic window from Prunus persica cultivar Lovell chromosome G2, Prunus_persica_NCBIv2, whole genome shotgun sequence includes:
- the LOC18786347 gene encoding ent-kaurenoic acid oxidase 1, protein MWMVLLCSLGALVALKWLLQSANSWYYETPLGEKKYSLPPGDLSWPFIGNMWSFLRAFKSSNPEAFLNSMVSRFGRTGIYKTFMFGSPSIVVTTPEASKKVLTDDDAFKPGWPISTEELIGKNSFTSISFEEHKRLRKLTAAPVNGYEALSVYTTYIEERVISSLEKWSKMGEIEFLTQLRKLTFRIIMYIFLSSESEPVMEALEKEYTILNYGVRAMAINLPGFAYHKALKARKNLVSTFQSIVDDRRAQRKAGNYVAKKKDMMDALLDVVDDDGRKLTDAEIIDVLLMYLNAGHESSGHTMMWAAVFLQKHPKFFQKAKAEQEGIVKRRPPTQKGMTFKEYREMEYLSQVIDETLRVVTFSLTVFREAKKDVNINGYSVPKGWKVLVWFRSIHYDSEIYPNPLEFNHDRWDNYTPKPLTFLPFGAGSRLCPGNDLAKLEIAIFLHHFLLNYKMEPTNPDGPLMNLPHTRPKDNCLARIKKCGSA, encoded by the exons ATGTGGATGGTCCTTTTGTGCAGCCTTGGTGCTCTTGTGGCCCTTAAATGGCTTCTGCAGAGTGCAAATTCCTGGTACTATGAAACCCCGCTGGGTGAAAAGAAGTACTCTCTCCCTCCTGGTGACTTGAGCTGGCCTTTCATTGGCAACATGTGGTCTTTTCTCAGAGCTTTCAAGTCCTCCAACCCTGAAGCCTTCCTCAACTCCATGGTTTCCAG GTTTGGTCGTACTGGAATCTACAAAACCTTCATGTTTGGGAGCCCAAGTATCGTCGTTACAACGCCTGAAGCAAGTAAAAAAGTTTTGACAGATGATGATGCATTTAAACCCGGGTGGCCTATTTCCACAGAGGAACTAATTGGAAAGAACTCATTCACTAGTATATCGTTTGAAGAACACAAACGTCTACGAAAGCTAACAGCAGCTCCAGTCAATGGTTATGAAGCATTGTCCGTGTACACGACGTATATCGAAGAGAGGGTCATATCATCTTTGGAGAAATGGTCCAAAATGGGAGAAATAGAGTTCTTAACTCAACTCAGAAAGCTTACTTTCAGGATTATCATGTACATCTTTCTCAGCTCAGAGAGCGAGCCAGTCATGGAGGCTCTGGAGAAGGAATATACAATTCTTAACTATGGAGTTAGAGCCATGGCAATCAATCTTCCGGGATTTGCTTACCATAAAGCACTTAAG GCTCGGAAAAATCTTGTCTCTACATTTCAATCCATTGTGGACGACCGCAGAGCTCAAAGGAAGGCCGGAAACTACGtggcaaagaagaaagatatgATGGATGCTCTGCTAGATGTTGTTGATGACGATGGAAGAAAACTTACAGATGCGGAAATTATAGATGTTCTGTTAATGTATTTGAATGCGGGCCATGAATCTTCTGGCCATACAATGATGTGGGCCGCAGTTTTCCTacaaaaacacccaaaatTTTTCCAGAAAGCTAAG GCAGAGCAAGAAGGGATTGTAAAAAGGAGGCCACCAACACAGAAGGGCATGACGTTCAAGGAATATCGTGAAATGGAGTATCTTTCCCAG GTGATTGATGAAACTCTTCGTGTCGTAACATTCTCCCTTACCGTTTTTCGAGAGGCAAAGAAAGATGTCAATATAAACG GTTATAGTGTTCCTAAGGGCTGGAAAGTTTTGGTCTGGTTCAGGAGCATTCACTATGATTCTGAAATATATCCAAATCCATTGGAATTCAACCATGATCGATGGGAT AACTACACGCCCAAACCATTAACTTTTCTTCCCTTTGGAGCTGGAAGCCGGCTGTGCCCCGGAAATGATCTTGCTAAGCTGGAAATCGCTATCTTCCTTCACCATTTCCTCCTTAACTATAA GATGGAACCTACAAATCCGGACGGCCCATTGATGAACTTGCCACACACTAGGCCAAAAGACAATTGCTTGGCAAGAATCAAGAAATGTGGATCTGCATAG
- the LOC18786052 gene encoding DAR GTPase 2, mitochondrial: MATATLARQIGGAITKATSSTSSGNGWYSPHMAAASRAIAERIPLVDLILEVRDARIPLSSAYDQLRNCTSSSKRIIVMNKMDLANNSQLKDWMKYFEQKNYISYGVNAHNKESIQQLLNFLQARVRELKKVDHSSHTTTILLVGIPNVGKSALANSLHRIGRISAAEKGKLKHATVSPQPGETKNITGLKIASHPNIYVLDTPGVLPPHILDDEVCTKLALTGTIQDCFAGENELAQCFLSILNRSDEYKKWAQLSNSENERSFADRNIKCSTSSEMGMKRKRQYPTDHTQDFIVHDVRRTLFEVISSFDGNVEDERLIEEEFKAMHAAFQVPLESEHYAQNKIAAKLLNLFRTGRLGHYILDSIPRKL; encoded by the exons ATGGCAACGGCTACTTTGGCAAGACAAATAGGTGGGGCTATTACAAAAGCTACCAGCAGCACAAGCTCTGGAAACGGATGGTACAGCCCTCACATGGCTGCTGCTTCTCGCGCCATCGCTGAACGGATCCCATTGGTCGATCTCATTCTCGAAGTCAGAGATGCGAGG ATTCCATTGTCATCAGCGTATGATCAACTGAGGAACTGTACATCCTCGTCAAAGCGAATTATAGTGATGAACAAGATGGACCTTGCAAATAATTCACAACTGAAg GATTGGATGAAGTACTTTGAGCAAAAGAATTACATTTCGTATGGAGTCAACGCCCACAACAAAGAGAGCATTCAGCAG TTGTTGAACTTTTTGCAAGCTCGAGTCCGAGAATTGAAGAAAGTTGATCACTCTAGTCATACCACAACAATATTGCTAGTTGGAATTCCTAATGTTGGCAAGTCAGCTCTTGCCAACTCCTTGCATCGAATTGGAAGGATTAGTGCAGCAG AGAAAGGAAAGTTGAAGCACGCTACTGTGAGTCCACAGCCCGGTGAGACAAAAAATATTACTGGCTTGAAG ATTGCAAGCCATCCCAATATTTATGTGTTGGACACCCCAGGTGTTTTGCCTCCACACATTCTAGATGATGAGGTCTGCACCAAGCTAGCCTTGACAG GAACGATTCAAGATTGTTTTGCTGGGGAAAACGAACTAGCTCAGTGTTTTCTGTCTATCTTGAACAGGAGTGATGAATACAAGAAGTGGGCACAATTGTCCAACAGTGAGAATGAAAGATCTTTTGCAGATCGCAATATAAAATGCTCAACTAGCTCTGAAATGGGCATGAAACGAAAAAGGCAATACCCCACTGATCACACACAG GATTTCATAGTGCATGATGTTCGTCGGACACTCTTTGAAGTGATATCATCTTTTGATGGTAATGTGGAAGATGAAAGGCTTATTGAGGAAGAGTTCAAGGCCATGCACGCAGCTTTTCAGGTTCCTCTGGAATCCGAACATTACGCCCAAAATAAAATCGCAGCTAAGTTGTTGAATCTTTTTCGTACTGGAAGGCTTGGACATTACATTTTAGATTCTATTCCAAGAAAACTCTAG
- the LOC18785986 gene encoding two-component response regulator ARR2, which produces MCIDFIIGLNLDAVVSTDNRESTILAALEHGATHYIVKPVCFSDVRNLWQFVVGGNEGTRNPHIVVEQIGSVSGESSSSSNGDSNSKRKRPSQGGKDFISIKKHKVEWTSQLQARFLEAVYCIGLEKAVPKRILEVMNVEGLTRANIASHLQKYRMFLRKVAGRIAVSKLSVDLPQHTRRPLLDKKIPGKKPATPDKPISLRDNFELSVNPNASNLSLLGRRPNEQEATSSEFPPQSGYITGHPYLPYAASKFANLPLMSSTPNASQPAANCSGFQSNNAQGNFSTTNPSPKLIYTDIPYSFGRNGTNRVHIGTNPVQMYQQKAQETPQPFTTTGNGNSNNDSRNSSNIVMTSYTNNSYGTGMQMTITSTASGGRLAGHMAPTQTVFNNVDWDSNGVNNNCGDLVINNGTQNDDQNRNVPQVDNVVFGYDFSQKESSSSLGFSGSSSSQFSPILAEGNNAGQGNVNVSELDQIVQQCGALFSSSNNSSQVTVVHSSSSSTEISSSYQKDNDDAFDLSVLLLNELRLESIKNDQVKGKQAIDSDKDTDIDFDLFLNENHFGTVNDDDKGKGKQVMNFDPSASVVQESSPLNKESLVQDWENIVESLFK; this is translated from the exons atgtgtatcGATTTTATTATTGGCCTCAACTTGGATGCAGTGGTTTCAACTGATAACAGAGAGAGTACCATACTGGCAGCTCTAGAGCATGGTGCTACGCATTATATAGTGAAACCAGTTTGCTTTAGTGATGTGAGAAACCTCTGGCAATTTGTTGTGGGAGGCAATGAAGGAACAAGAAATCCTCACATTGTTGTTGAGCAGATAGGAAGTGTTTCGGGGGAATCTTCGTCATCCTCAAATGGGGATAGCAATTCCAAGAGGAAAAGACCATCACAGGGAGGGAAAGATTTTATATCTATCAAAAAGCACAAGGTCGAATGGACTTCTCAACTTCAGGCTCGGTTCTTGGAAGCCGTTTATTGTATAGGACTGGAAA AGGCTGTTCCGAAAAGAATTCTCGAGGTCATGAATGTGGAAGGATTGACCAGAGCAAACATCGCGAGTCATTTGCAG aaatATCGAATGTTCTTAAGAAAAGTCGCAGGGAGAATTGCAGTAAGCAAATTGTCCGTGGACCTCCCCCAACACACCAGACGTCCATTGCTGGATAAAAAAATTCCAGGAAAGAAACCAGCCACACCGGACAAACCAATATCACTTAGAGACAATTTCGAGCTCTCAGTTAACCCTAATGCAAGCAACCTGAGTCTCCTAGGACGTCGTCCTAATGAACAAGAAGCTACCAGCAGCGAATTCCCACCTCAATCTGGATACATCACTGGACATCCATATCTACCATATGCTGCATCAAAATTTGCTAATCTGCCTTTGATGAGCAGCACACCAAATGCTTCGCAACCAGCTGCCAATTGCtctggatttcaatcaaacaaTGCTCAAGGAAATTTTTCCACCACCAATCCAAGCCCTAAGCTCATATATACAGATATTCCATATAGCTTCGGGAGAAACGGTACAAATAGAGTTCATATTGGTACCAATCCTGTGCAGATGTACCAACAAAAGGCTCAAGAAACCCCACAGCCTTTCACAACTACTGGAAATGGAAATTCCAATAATGATTCAAGGAATAGTTCTAATATTGTGATGACCTCCTACACCAACAACAGCTATGGTACTGGAATGCAAATGACTATTACTAGTACTGCCAGCGGAGGAAGGCTTGCTGGACACATGGCCCCAACTCAGACGGTGTTCAATAATGTAGACTGGGATTCAAATGGTGTCAATAATAATTGTGGTGATTTGGTGATCAATAATGGTACTCAAAATGATGATCAAAACAGGAATGTTCCACAAGTGGATAATGTGGTATTCGGTTATGATTTTTCCCAAAAGgagtcttcatcatctcttggATTTTCTGGTTCTAGCAGCAGCCAATTCTCACCAATACTTGCTGAAGGAAATAATGCTGGACAAGGCAATGTTAATGTTTCAGAACTTGATCAAATAGTGCAACAATGTGGTGCTCTTTTCAGCTCTTCCAACAACAGCAGCCAAGTTACAGTAGTGCACAGTTCTTCTAGCTCCACTGAGATATCATCATCATACCAGAAAGACAATGATGATGCATTTGATCTTAGTGTTCTCCTTCTTAATGAACTTCGTTTGGAATCTATTAAAAATGATCAG GTAAAAGGAAAACAAGCCATCGATTCTGATAAAGACACTGATATTGACTTTGATCtctttttgaatgaaaatcaTTTTGGAACTGTTAATGATGATGATAAG GGAAAGGGAAAACAAGTCATGAATTTTGATCCTAGTGCAAGTGTGGTCCAAGAGAGTTCTCCCTTAAACAAAGAATCCCTTGTCCAG GATTGGGAGAACATTGTGGAGTCATTATTCAAGTGA